One region of Salvelinus sp. IW2-2015 linkage group LG1, ASM291031v2, whole genome shotgun sequence genomic DNA includes:
- the cnpy2 gene encoding protein canopy homolog 2: protein MKMFYPWQSLARCVLLVLLVSHCQGARQGQDLKCGACRAMVDEMEWAISQVDPKKMIQTGSFRINPDGSQSIREVPFARSEGNLLELMEEVCERMKDYGERVDPTTSRKTYERVTSRNGKSMDLSEAKLDSRVTSSLKYACETIVEQHEDEVIEFFAHETDNVKDKLCSKRTDLCDHALQIPHDEL, encoded by the exons ATGAAGATGTTTTATCCCTGGCAATCACTTGCTCGATGTGTGCTACTTGTTCTCCTTGTAAGCCACTGCCAAGGAGCCAGGCAGGGACAGGATCTCAAATGTGGAG CATGTAGGGCCATGGTGGATGAGATGGAGTGGGCGATATCCCAGGTGGATCCTAAGAAAATGATCCAGACAGGGTCTTTTAGAATCAACCCAGATGGTAGCCAGTCTATTCGAGAG GTTCCCTTCGCCCGCTCGGAAGGTAACCTCCTAGAGCTAATGGAGGAGGTGTGTGAGCGGATGAAGGATTATGGGGAACGTGTGGACCCCACCACCAGCAGGAAGACCTACGAAAGGGTCACGTCTCGGAACGGAAAATCCATGGACCTTTCAGAGGCTAAACTGGATTCTAGAGTCACATCCAGCCTGAAATATGCT TGTGAGACCATCGTTGAACAACATGAAGATGAGGTCATCGAATTTTTTGCACATGAAACGGACAACGTCAAAGACAAACTCTGCAGCAAGAGAACAG ACCTTTGCGACCATGCTCTGCAAATCCCTCATGATGAGCTATAA